The genomic segment CGCATCACGACTTACCAACCGAGGGCCGTGCCATCTGCGCGCTCGCCCTGGCGCTCTGTCCCGCCAGCGCCCCGGCAGCGGACCTGAAGGCCGCAGTCGGGGTGCTGAGTTGGACGATTCAAAGGCGCGGGACGTGGCGAGCAAGAAGTTCGGCGCCGCCGGACCGCTCATTGCTTCCGCCAACGGGTCGGTCACAGACGGGTTTGTTTAGCTGTTCGATCTGCACGCCGTGGTTGTTTGAGAGCGTACGCCGCCCATGCCACCAGGGCTCGCTCTACAACAGCGCCGGATCGAACACCAACAAAGAGGACGCGATGTACCGCTCTGCTGTCATCATTACCGTCGCCGTTGGGCTGTTCGGCGTCGGATCGTTACCCGTCCCTTCGCGTGTCGAAGCGGGTCAACCTGACGAGATCCGGGATCTCACGCAAGCACTCACCCGCGCGAGTAGCCCAGAACCCGGCGAGTGCATCCGCGGCCTGGAAGCCATACCCCGCTTCGCCCCCGCCAAACGAGACGAACTGGTAGCGCAAGCAATTTCACGGGCCTGTGGTCATAAAAACACGAACGTTCGCGAAGCGGCTTGTCGAGCCGCCGGCCAACTGATCAGAACAGCGCCGGAGTATCAGTCCGTCTGTCCTTTTACAAAACTTCTTGATGATCCGGCAATCAGCGTCCGATTTGCGGCTCTCGACGCCATAGCAGAGCGGGGCACCCCTTATACACCCGGCGAGCTTCGGGTTCTTGGCCGCCTGCTCAAAGACAAAATGCCCGCGACAAGGGTTCAAGTGTACGTCCACCTCCAATTGGCGGGTGAGCGGTCGTGCTTGTGGCGGAGCAGTGACACCGTCACCACAGTAGCCGGGCTACTGATCGAGAATCTGCAGACCGAGGCAGCCGAACTGAATCCGGAAGCCAAGAATCAGAACCTTTTACGACTGGCCGTGCTATCGCTTGGGAAAACGGGGCGCCGGTCGCCCGACGCGGTGCCTGCATTGATCAAGGTCTACGCCCGCTTTTCGGGAGACAGTAAGCGGGATAACGAAATGCGGTACGCGGTGGTTCAGGCACTCGCAGAAATCGGGCCTTATAGCGCAAAGAATCTGCCGTTTCTCACTGGTTTGATGCGGGACGAAAAACTTCCCATTCGTGATCGCGTTTCGGCGGCCTGGGCTATCGGCAGGTTCGGACCGGTGGCAGGGGAGTTTGTCCCCGAGATGATCGCACTTCTCCGTTCGGAACTCAAGCAGTCCGATCCGGCGCCGCGCGAGGACGGTGGGATCATGGACGCTTTCGCGTGGCTCGGCGAGCTGGCAGAACCGGCCGTGCCACTCCTGCTCGAGATCGCCCAAGGCCCCGAAGACGAACGAATCACGGGAGACGCGATCAGGGCACTTGGCGCGCTCGCACCGGTGAGCGGATCTCGCGCCGCACGCGTACTCGCCGATCTCTACTTCGCCAAAGACCGTCACG from the Frigoriglobus tundricola genome contains:
- a CDS encoding HEAT repeat domain-containing protein, with product MYRSAVIITVAVGLFGVGSLPVPSRVEAGQPDEIRDLTQALTRASSPEPGECIRGLEAIPRFAPAKRDELVAQAISRACGHKNTNVREAACRAAGQLIRTAPEYQSVCPFTKLLDDPAISVRFAALDAIAERGTPYTPGELRVLGRLLKDKMPATRVQVYVHLQLAGERSCLWRSSDTVTTVAGLLIENLQTEAAELNPEAKNQNLLRLAVLSLGKTGRRSPDAVPALIKVYARFSGDSKRDNEMRYAVVQALAEIGPYSAKNLPFLTGLMRDEKLPIRDRVSAAWAIGRFGPVAGEFVPEMIALLRSELKQSDPAPREDGGIMDAFAWLGELAEPAVPLLLEIAQGPEDERITGDAIRALGALAPVSGSRAARVLADLYFAKDRHGQSDALLSSLVKFDRASTARAIEALRGSDKFRQEKALVLLDRLGADGKSATPELRKIASDQTHPLRLRAESVLSRLER